The following proteins are co-located in the Haloarcula marismortui ATCC 43049 genome:
- a CDS encoding helix-turn-helix transcriptional regulator, producing the protein MGRSAGTLVVVFVAVALLVPTATGAGFGSLGQQSVDADVVVMTADVGPDGAADWTVAYRIRLDDDNATQAFEDLRADIQANPAAYTDRFESRMQRTAGAAENATGREMAIENVTVSAREDTFGQTYGVITYRFQWTNFAGVSGDRLEIGDALSGLFLDSETSLTVRWPAGYQADSVAPQVDERKNDSVTWRGQQTFGESEPRVVVTSGDSAGGDSGSNGLLVGGLLALVGIAAGAYALRRYGVLGGGELAEPPASMVESDDSNTEAPAGTDADAGAPPAELLSNEEQVLQLLDSNGGRLKQQQVAGELDWTDAKTSQVIGGLRDEDKVETFRIGRENVVTLPDTDVTGGNGGEGDGTDSDGETQ; encoded by the coding sequence ATGGGCCGGAGCGCTGGAACGCTGGTAGTCGTATTCGTCGCAGTAGCACTGCTTGTACCGACAGCGACCGGGGCCGGTTTCGGTAGCCTCGGCCAGCAGTCTGTCGATGCAGACGTGGTCGTGATGACCGCTGACGTGGGACCAGATGGGGCCGCCGACTGGACGGTCGCCTACCGCATCCGGTTAGACGACGACAACGCCACGCAGGCCTTCGAGGACCTGCGAGCGGATATCCAGGCAAACCCTGCAGCGTACACGGACCGCTTCGAGAGCCGGATGCAACGCACTGCCGGGGCCGCGGAGAACGCGACCGGCCGCGAGATGGCTATCGAGAACGTCACTGTGAGCGCGCGAGAAGACACGTTCGGCCAGACGTACGGCGTTATCACCTACCGGTTCCAGTGGACAAACTTCGCCGGCGTCTCCGGTGACCGCCTCGAAATCGGCGACGCGCTCTCGGGGCTGTTTCTGGACAGCGAGACCTCACTGACTGTCCGCTGGCCGGCAGGCTATCAGGCCGACTCCGTCGCGCCACAGGTCGACGAACGGAAGAACGACTCTGTCACCTGGCGGGGCCAACAGACGTTCGGGGAATCGGAGCCACGAGTGGTTGTCACTTCGGGGGACAGCGCTGGCGGTGACAGCGGGTCGAACGGCCTCCTCGTCGGCGGACTCCTCGCGCTGGTCGGCATCGCCGCCGGAGCGTATGCCCTTCGACGGTACGGTGTCCTTGGCGGCGGTGAGTTGGCCGAACCACCGGCGTCGATGGTCGAATCTGACGATTCAAACACGGAGGCCCCCGCCGGCACGGATGCCGACGCTGGCGCACCGCCGGCCGAACTCCTGAGCAACGAGGAGCAGGTCCTGCAACTGCTCGACTCGAACGGCGGGCGGCTCAAACAACAGCAGGTGGCCGGCGAACTCGACTGGACCGACGCCAAGACGAGTCAGGTCATTGGCGGCTTGCGCGACGAGGACAAGGTCGAAACGTTCCGCATCGGCCGGGAGAACGTGGTGACACTGCCGGACACTGACGTGACTGGTGGCAACGGCGGTGAGGGCGACGGAACCGACAGCGACGGCGAAACACAGTAA
- the argC gene encoding N-acetyl-gamma-glutamyl-phosphate reductase yields the protein MTYTASVVGGSGFTGGELLRLLDGHPEFELAQATSRSKENKTIGHSHPNLRHSDLRFSSPEDLESVDVLFAATPHGVSMEQIDAFQEAAGTVVDLSADFRLESEAQYDEWYDGHTRPKLLEQSEYALPELNRDNLEGADLIASGGCNATATILGLLPLFEADILSGDEQIVVDVKVGSSEGGAGGGEASSHPERSGVVRPYAPTGHRHEAEIQQFLGIDVSFTVHAVDMIRGASATCHVFPEQRVSKGDLWGAYRGEYEDEPFVELVAGGGGVYRYPEPKSVAGTNRAEVGFELDPGNKRLVVFSAIDNMMKGSAGQAVHAANVALGIEETAGLEFQGLHPVGAP from the coding sequence ATGACGTACACGGCAAGCGTCGTCGGCGGCTCCGGCTTCACCGGCGGGGAACTGCTTCGCCTGCTTGACGGCCATCCCGAGTTCGAACTGGCACAGGCGACCAGCCGCTCGAAGGAGAACAAGACTATCGGGCACTCGCACCCGAACCTTCGGCACTCGGACCTACGCTTTAGTTCGCCGGAAGACCTGGAGTCGGTCGACGTGCTGTTCGCTGCGACGCCCCACGGCGTCTCGATGGAGCAGATAGACGCGTTTCAGGAGGCCGCCGGCACAGTCGTCGACCTCTCGGCGGACTTCCGCCTCGAGAGCGAGGCCCAGTACGACGAGTGGTACGACGGGCACACACGCCCGAAACTCCTCGAACAGAGCGAGTACGCGCTGCCGGAACTCAACCGCGACAACCTCGAAGGCGCGGACCTCATCGCCTCCGGCGGCTGTAACGCCACGGCGACAATCCTGGGCCTACTCCCGCTGTTCGAGGCCGACATCCTGAGCGGCGACGAGCAAATCGTCGTCGACGTGAAGGTCGGGTCAAGCGAGGGCGGGGCCGGCGGCGGCGAGGCGTCGAGCCACCCCGAGCGCTCGGGCGTCGTCCGTCCGTACGCGCCGACGGGCCACCGCCACGAGGCCGAGATACAGCAGTTCCTCGGCATCGACGTGTCCTTCACCGTCCACGCGGTGGACATGATCCGCGGCGCGAGCGCGACCTGTCACGTCTTCCCCGAACAGCGCGTCTCGAAGGGCGACCTCTGGGGTGCCTACCGCGGCGAATACGAGGACGAACCCTTCGTCGAACTCGTCGCCGGCGGCGGTGGCGTCTACCGCTACCCCGAACCCAAGTCAGTTGCAGGGACGAACCGCGCCGAGGTCGGCTTCGAACTCGACCCCGGCAACAAGCGACTGGTCGTGTTCTCGGCCATCGACAACATGATGAAAGGGTCGGCGGGGCAGGCCGTCCACGCGGCCAACGTCGCCCTCGGCATCGAAGAGACGGCGGGGCTGGAGTTCCAGGGGCTCCACCCCGTCGGCGCACCGTAA
- a CDS encoding aspartate aminotransferase family protein yields MSGFVFNEKPIQIERGDGAYVYDDSGTEYLDMGASYACVPLGHKHPAVHSAVSEQLEKITYVQASYPNAERTALYDLLAKTAPDPIDKTWLCNSGTEANEAALKFARSATGNSKIVATMQGFHGRTMGALATTWKNKYKKPYEPLIGDVEFVPYDDSEALEEAVDEDTAAFIVEPVQGEGGINPTSDGYLEDAREITEDAGAALIFDEVQTGMGRTGALWNSQRAAVAPDMITAAKGLGNGLPIGATLCRDWIAEDYGSHASTFSGGPVISAAAGATVSTIIEDSVPGNAAVIGDYLLTELEAAIGDDVRDIRGEGLMIGVEVGRGANAALKKLALNHQVLALPAGRTVIRLLPPLTIDKDHADAVVDAMAEVVE; encoded by the coding sequence ATGAGCGGATTCGTTTTCAACGAGAAACCTATCCAGATCGAACGTGGCGACGGTGCCTACGTCTACGACGACAGCGGCACAGAGTATCTAGACATGGGCGCATCCTACGCCTGTGTCCCGCTGGGCCACAAGCACCCGGCGGTCCACAGCGCCGTCAGCGAACAGCTAGAGAAGATAACGTACGTTCAGGCGTCCTATCCGAACGCCGAACGGACGGCGCTGTACGACCTGCTCGCCAAGACCGCACCGGACCCGATTGACAAGACCTGGCTCTGTAACTCCGGGACCGAGGCCAACGAGGCCGCGCTGAAGTTCGCCCGGTCGGCGACGGGGAACTCCAAAATCGTCGCGACGATGCAGGGCTTTCACGGCCGGACGATGGGCGCGCTGGCGACCACGTGGAAAAACAAGTACAAGAAACCCTACGAGCCGCTCATCGGCGATGTTGAGTTCGTCCCCTACGACGACAGCGAGGCGCTTGAGGAAGCCGTCGACGAGGACACCGCCGCGTTCATCGTCGAACCTGTTCAGGGCGAAGGCGGTATCAATCCTACCTCGGACGGCTACCTCGAAGACGCACGGGAGATTACCGAAGACGCCGGGGCAGCACTCATATTCGATGAGGTCCAGACCGGGATGGGACGGACCGGTGCGCTGTGGAACTCCCAGCGCGCCGCCGTCGCGCCGGACATGATAACCGCAGCGAAGGGCCTCGGAAATGGTCTCCCTATCGGCGCGACGCTGTGCCGGGACTGGATCGCCGAGGACTACGGCTCCCATGCCTCGACGTTCTCCGGCGGGCCGGTCATCTCGGCGGCTGCCGGCGCAACAGTCTCGACCATCATCGAGGACTCGGTGCCCGGCAACGCCGCCGTTATCGGCGATTACCTCCTGACTGAACTGGAGGCAGCTATCGGTGACGACGTGCGGGACATCCGCGGCGAGGGGCTGATGATCGGCGTTGAGGTCGGCCGCGGCGCGAACGCGGCGCTGAAAAAGCTTGCATTGAACCATCAGGTGCTCGCGCTGCCGGCCGGCCGCACGGTTATCCGCCTGCTCCCGCCCCTGACCATTGACAAGGATCACGCTGACGCCGTCGTTGACGCGATGGCGGAGGTGGTGGAATGA
- a CDS encoding PPC domain-containing DNA-binding protein, with product MDYREVDSTSEFVCRLEHGGDWRAQIEAFADEQGIDAGFFYGLGAVQDAELMFYDQDRTEYDSLTFDEPLEVAACMGNISHFDGERFAHTHAVLSRPDGEAVAGHLNAGTVWAGELYVRGFDTELQREHDEPTDLDLWNI from the coding sequence ATGGATTACCGCGAAGTCGACAGTACGTCCGAGTTCGTCTGCCGACTGGAGCACGGTGGGGACTGGCGCGCGCAGATCGAGGCCTTCGCGGACGAACAGGGCATCGACGCCGGCTTTTTTTACGGGCTTGGGGCAGTGCAGGACGCGGAACTCATGTTCTACGACCAGGACCGGACCGAGTACGACTCGCTGACCTTCGACGAACCGCTTGAGGTCGCCGCCTGTATGGGCAATATCTCGCATTTCGACGGGGAGCGGTTCGCCCATACACACGCCGTCCTCTCGCGGCCCGACGGCGAGGCGGTCGCCGGCCATCTGAACGCCGGCACCGTCTGGGCGGGTGAACTGTACGTCCGCGGGTTCGATACGGAACTCCAGCGGGAGCACGACGAGCCGACCGACCTGGACCTCTGGAATATCTAA
- a CDS encoding 2'-5' RNA ligase family protein — MYSINVPLPSAVTSLAADLAADLPLAQRRGRGEHTLVAKRLGGGDHAAYARLEAQGREALRGQPAFEAKIAGVEQFETAVTGPSPVVYLAVESPGLVALHERLCERVDPVDEMEGDAYVPHVTVARGGDLDAAARLVERDIEPIRWTVDELAFYDADRNQPVSWVSLPA; from the coding sequence GTGTACAGCATCAACGTCCCGCTCCCGTCAGCAGTCACGTCGCTGGCGGCCGACCTTGCGGCGGACCTGCCGCTCGCACAGCGACGAGGCCGGGGCGAGCACACGCTGGTCGCCAAGCGGCTGGGCGGTGGCGACCATGCGGCCTACGCTCGACTGGAAGCACAGGGTCGGGAGGCGCTTCGCGGCCAACCGGCGTTCGAGGCGAAGATTGCAGGCGTCGAGCAGTTCGAAACAGCCGTGACCGGGCCATCGCCGGTGGTGTATCTCGCCGTCGAGAGCCCCGGACTGGTCGCCTTGCACGAGCGGCTCTGCGAGCGGGTCGACCCGGTCGACGAAATGGAAGGCGACGCGTACGTCCCGCACGTGACCGTCGCCCGCGGCGGGGACTTGGACGCGGCCGCACGGCTGGTCGAGCGAGACATCGAACCGATTCGGTGGACCGTCGACGAACTCGCCTTTTATGACGCCGACCGAAACCAGCCGGTCAGCTGGGTGTCGTTGCCGGCGTAG
- a CDS encoding DUF7554 family protein yields MDRAKLDVDTLLKIVLVLIVVWLVLEIIGGVLGLLGWLLGPLQPILGVVLVVLIVLWLLDRL; encoded by the coding sequence ATGGACAGAGCGAAACTCGACGTGGACACCCTGCTGAAGATTGTCCTCGTCCTCATTGTCGTCTGGTTGGTGCTCGAAATTATCGGTGGGGTTCTGGGACTGTTAGGCTGGCTTCTGGGGCCGCTCCAGCCGATACTCGGCGTGGTTCTGGTCGTCCTCATCGTCCTGTGGCTGCTTGACCGGCTGTAG
- the lysW gene encoding lysine biosynthesis protein LysW yields the protein MAECIECGADVSLHDNLEVGEIVDCATCGAELEVVGADPVELDSAPELEEDWGE from the coding sequence ATGGCAGAATGCATCGAGTGTGGGGCGGACGTGTCCCTGCACGACAACCTCGAAGTCGGAGAGATCGTTGACTGTGCCACCTGCGGTGCCGAACTGGAAGTCGTTGGCGCCGACCCTGTCGAGCTCGACAGCGCACCCGAGCTCGAAGAGGACTGGGGTGAGTGA
- the argH gene encoding argininosuccinate lyase gives MSDGEDHETANADDRDETVVRRDRFAGGPARSFLSSLSDDERIFAADLAVDRAHVVMLAEREIIDRETAGDVLAALADVEDAGHDALPDGEDVHEAIESAVIERVGPDGGKMHTARSRNDEVAACIRYRLREDILDLIETVVGAREQLIEVARAEDGTVMPGYTHLQPAQPTTVAHWVLSYEQALQRDTGRLLDAYERVNQNPLGSAAFAGTPFDVDRERTAALLGFDSVAENSMDASATRDFLVETTSAVATLATTLSGLAEDVVVMASKGHVALDDDYASTSSIMPQKKNPDTLELVRGRTGDAVAGLNGLLTNLKGQPRAYNRDLQRAGRHAWDAIDSVTESVEVAAGAVATADWPAETLEVAATDGFATATGVADLLAMAGVPFRTAHEVVAEAAAGLGPEEDAPDYEALSGLAEDVLGEPLSTYVDRDALEAALDPTESVAMRDSRGGPAPDAVAEQVSVAVDALAADREVLADRRQAVSQAADRRQTEVDRYV, from the coding sequence ATGAGCGACGGCGAGGACCACGAGACGGCAAACGCCGACGACCGCGACGAGACGGTCGTCCGCCGGGACCGCTTCGCGGGCGGGCCCGCCCGGTCGTTCCTCTCCTCGCTGTCAGACGACGAGCGCATCTTCGCGGCCGACCTGGCCGTCGACCGCGCCCACGTCGTGATGCTGGCCGAACGGGAGATCATCGACCGCGAGACGGCCGGCGACGTGCTGGCCGCGCTGGCGGACGTGGAGGACGCAGGCCATGACGCGCTACCCGACGGCGAGGACGTACACGAGGCGATAGAGAGCGCCGTCATCGAGCGCGTTGGCCCGGACGGCGGGAAGATGCACACTGCCCGTTCGCGCAACGACGAGGTGGCGGCCTGCATCCGCTACCGCCTGCGTGAGGACATTTTGGACCTCATTGAGACCGTCGTCGGTGCCCGCGAGCAACTCATCGAGGTCGCTCGCGCCGAGGACGGGACGGTGATGCCCGGCTACACGCATCTCCAGCCCGCCCAGCCGACGACGGTCGCTCACTGGGTGCTCTCCTACGAACAGGCGCTCCAGCGCGACACCGGGCGCCTGCTGGATGCCTACGAGCGCGTCAACCAGAACCCCCTCGGGTCGGCCGCCTTCGCGGGGACGCCCTTCGACGTGGACCGCGAGCGCACCGCGGCACTGCTCGGGTTCGACTCGGTGGCGGAGAACTCGATGGATGCCTCGGCGACGCGCGACTTCCTCGTCGAGACGACCAGCGCCGTGGCAACGCTGGCGACGACCCTGTCGGGGCTGGCCGAGGACGTGGTCGTGATGGCGAGCAAGGGTCACGTCGCCCTCGACGACGACTACGCCTCGACGTCGTCGATTATGCCCCAGAAAAAGAACCCCGACACACTGGAACTGGTCCGTGGACGCACGGGTGACGCCGTCGCCGGGCTAAACGGCCTGCTGACTAACCTGAAGGGCCAGCCCCGGGCGTACAACCGCGACCTGCAGCGCGCCGGCCGCCATGCCTGGGACGCCATCGACAGCGTCACCGAAAGCGTGGAAGTCGCCGCCGGCGCGGTTGCGACCGCTGACTGGCCCGCCGAGACGCTCGAAGTGGCGGCCACTGACGGATTTGCGACGGCGACTGGCGTGGCGGACTTGCTGGCGATGGCCGGTGTGCCGTTCCGCACGGCCCACGAGGTCGTTGCCGAGGCCGCCGCCGGTCTGGGGCCCGAGGAAGACGCGCCCGACTACGAGGCGTTGTCGGGGCTGGCCGAGGACGTGCTCGGCGAACCCCTGTCAACTTACGTCGACCGCGACGCGCTGGAGGCCGCACTCGACCCGACGGAAAGTGTCGCGATGCGGGACTCTCGCGGCGGCCCGGCCCCCGACGCTGTTGCCGAGCAGGTGTCGGTAGCAGTGGACGCCCTCGCCGCTGACCGCGAGGTACTGGCTGACCGCCGGCAGGCGGTTTCACAGGCGGCTGACCGCCGCCAGACGGAGGTGGACCGGTATGTCTGA
- a CDS encoding argininosuccinate synthase, whose translation MPEGNGTVALAFSGGLDTTVCVSLLKEEYGYDEVIGVTVDVGQPDYEFEEAEETAEALGVEQHVVDATEEFADLCMEAVKANADYQGYPLGTALARPVIAKAILSVAEDEGCSAVAHGCTGKGNDQLRFESVWRDSDLDVIAPVRELGLTREWENEYAAEKGLPVEGGDGGRYSIDTNLWSRSIEGSELEDPSTIPADDIYKWTDNPSDKDAELVEVEFEDGVPVAVDGEELGGVELIEQLNKQAGAHGIGRTDMMEDRMLGLKVRENYEHPAATVLLTAHEALEGLVLTQEERQFKAQVDQEWSQKAYQGLVDAPLTGALEAFIDDTNERVTGTVTVKLEGGHCRPVSRESDYAVYSESAASFNEEDVSGGITQQDATGVAKYHGFQSRLANKILDDAKKGAAVTDGSGDHAASEDTEE comes from the coding sequence ATGCCAGAAGGAAACGGAACCGTCGCGCTCGCCTTCTCGGGCGGGCTCGACACGACAGTTTGCGTATCGCTGCTGAAAGAAGAGTACGGCTACGACGAGGTCATCGGCGTTACCGTCGACGTTGGCCAGCCCGACTACGAGTTCGAGGAGGCCGAGGAGACCGCCGAGGCACTGGGCGTCGAACAGCACGTCGTCGACGCCACCGAGGAGTTCGCAGACCTCTGTATGGAAGCCGTCAAGGCTAACGCTGACTACCAGGGCTACCCGCTCGGGACCGCTCTCGCGCGCCCGGTCATCGCCAAAGCCATTCTCTCAGTCGCCGAAGATGAGGGCTGTTCGGCCGTCGCACACGGCTGTACCGGCAAGGGCAACGACCAACTCCGCTTCGAGTCCGTCTGGCGCGACTCCGACCTCGATGTCATCGCACCGGTCCGCGAACTCGGGCTGACCCGCGAGTGGGAGAACGAGTACGCCGCGGAGAAGGGCCTGCCCGTCGAGGGCGGCGACGGCGGTCGCTACTCGATCGACACGAACCTCTGGAGCCGCTCCATCGAGGGATCTGAACTCGAAGACCCGAGCACTATTCCAGCCGACGACATCTACAAGTGGACGGACAACCCCTCGGACAAGGATGCCGAACTCGTCGAGGTCGAATTTGAAGACGGCGTTCCCGTTGCCGTCGACGGCGAGGAACTCGGCGGGGTCGAACTCATCGAACAACTCAACAAGCAGGCGGGTGCCCACGGTATCGGTCGCACGGACATGATGGAGGACCGCATGCTCGGGCTGAAAGTCCGCGAGAACTACGAGCACCCCGCCGCGACGGTGCTGCTGACGGCCCACGAGGCGCTCGAAGGACTGGTGCTCACACAAGAAGAACGCCAGTTCAAGGCTCAGGTCGATCAGGAGTGGTCCCAGAAGGCCTATCAGGGCCTCGTCGATGCGCCGCTGACGGGCGCACTCGAAGCGTTCATCGACGACACCAACGAGCGCGTCACTGGCACTGTGACGGTGAAACTCGAAGGCGGCCACTGCCGCCCGGTCTCGCGCGAGTCCGACTACGCCGTCTACAGCGAGTCGGCGGCCTCGTTCAACGAGGAGGATGTCTCCGGCGGTATCACCCAGCAGGACGCGACCGGCGTCGCGAAGTACCACGGCTTCCAGTCCCGCCTCGCGAACAAGATTCTGGACGATGCGAAAAAAGGGGCAGCCGTAACGGACGGCAGCGGCGACCACGCCGCGAGCGAGGACACGGAGGAGTAA
- a CDS encoding acetylglutamate/acetylaminoadipate kinase, whose translation MTVVIKVGGARAVDPAGALADVASLVADGEQVVVVHGGSTKVDETLERLGVEPEYVETPSGVVGRFTDETTMEVFEMAFGHLNTQLVAGLQSEGVDAVGLTGVDGKLLYGPRKSAVRVVEDGKKKIRRGDHSGTIKQVNGDLLETLLGDGYTPVAGPPMAGDDDGEVIPVNTDADRSAAAIAGELDAQLVLLTDVEGVYADPDDPSTLIESVETASDWDALEDAAEGFMGRKIMAAEEALDGGASEVVVADANAESPILSALDGGGTHVHASALEQDTDQTATEEQ comes from the coding sequence ATGACAGTCGTTATCAAAGTCGGTGGCGCTCGCGCGGTCGACCCTGCGGGGGCGCTTGCGGACGTGGCATCGTTAGTGGCCGATGGTGAGCAGGTCGTCGTGGTACACGGCGGCTCCACCAAAGTCGACGAGACGCTCGAACGGCTCGGCGTCGAGCCTGAATACGTCGAGACACCGTCGGGCGTCGTCGGCCGGTTCACCGACGAGACCACGATGGAGGTGTTCGAGATGGCCTTCGGGCATCTGAACACCCAGCTCGTCGCCGGCCTCCAGAGCGAGGGCGTCGATGCGGTCGGGCTCACCGGCGTCGACGGCAAACTGCTCTACGGACCGCGGAAGTCCGCAGTGCGGGTCGTCGAGGACGGGAAGAAGAAGATTCGCCGCGGCGACCACTCGGGCACGATCAAGCAGGTCAACGGTGACCTGCTGGAGACCTTGCTCGGCGATGGGTACACGCCGGTGGCTGGGCCACCCATGGCGGGAGACGATGACGGTGAGGTAATTCCAGTGAATACCGACGCCGATCGCTCGGCCGCGGCCATCGCCGGCGAACTCGATGCGCAGTTGGTGCTCCTCACTGATGTCGAGGGCGTTTACGCGGACCCCGATGACCCGTCGACGCTCATCGAATCGGTCGAGACGGCAAGCGACTGGGACGCTCTTGAAGACGCCGCCGAGGGCTTCATGGGCCGGAAAATCATGGCCGCCGAGGAGGCGCTCGACGGCGGCGCATCGGAGGTCGTGGTGGCAGACGCCAACGCCGAGTCACCGATTCTCTCGGCGCTTGACGGCGGCGGAACCCACGTTCACGCGAGCGCACTCGAACAGGACACAGACCAGACAGCGACGGAGGAACAATGA
- a CDS encoding RimK family alpha-L-glutamate ligase yields the protein MKVGLLYSRIRRDEKLLLSELRERDHEIEKIDVRKQQFNIHEAPEAFEDLDIVVDRCLATSRSVYATKFAEAYGVPVVNGPEVADTCADKVNNSLALEAAGVPTPNTDVAFTKDAALESIEKFGYPCVLKPVVGSWGRLMAKIDSRSAAEAILEHKETLGHYEHKIFYVQEFVEKPGRDMRVLAVDGEPIAAMVRSSDHWLTNAAKGAETNEFELDDRALELVEKASDAVGGGLLGIDLMEVGVSQSDTQDASGESEAQRASNANGDSREQGEPRAREFEDYTVHEVNHTVEFKALNEVTDVDVPAKVVDWLEQKAATETDAEVTA from the coding sequence ATGAAAGTCGGACTCCTCTACTCGCGCATCCGCCGGGACGAGAAGCTGCTCCTGTCGGAACTGCGCGAGCGCGACCACGAGATCGAGAAAATAGACGTTCGCAAACAGCAGTTCAATATCCACGAGGCCCCCGAGGCCTTCGAGGATCTGGACATCGTCGTCGACCGCTGTCTGGCGACCAGTCGTAGCGTGTACGCGACGAAGTTCGCGGAGGCCTACGGCGTGCCGGTCGTCAACGGTCCCGAGGTCGCCGACACCTGTGCGGACAAGGTCAACAACAGCCTCGCGTTAGAGGCCGCGGGCGTGCCGACGCCCAACACCGACGTGGCGTTCACGAAGGACGCCGCGCTGGAATCCATCGAGAAGTTCGGCTACCCCTGCGTCCTCAAACCCGTTGTCGGCTCGTGGGGTCGCCTGATGGCGAAGATCGACTCCCGCTCGGCCGCTGAGGCTATCCTCGAACACAAGGAGACACTTGGCCACTACGAGCACAAGATCTTCTACGTACAGGAGTTCGTGGAAAAGCCCGGCCGCGACATGCGCGTGCTGGCTGTCGACGGCGAGCCCATCGCGGCGATGGTCCGCTCCTCGGACCACTGGCTCACCAACGCTGCCAAGGGCGCTGAGACCAACGAGTTCGAACTCGACGACCGCGCACTGGAACTAGTCGAGAAGGCTTCCGACGCGGTCGGGGGCGGGCTGCTCGGTATCGACCTGATGGAGGTTGGGGTGTCGCAAAGCGACACCCAAGACGCGAGCGGCGAGAGCGAGGCGCAACGCGCCTCGAATGCAAACGGCGACAGCCGTGAGCAAGGCGAGCCGCGAGCGCGTGAGTTCGAGGACTACACGGTCCACGAGGTCAACCACACTGTCGAATTCAAGGCCTTGAACGAGGTCACCGACGTGGACGTACCCGCGAAGGTTGTCGACTGGCTCGAACAGAAGGCGGCGACCGAAACCGACGCCGAGGTGACAGCATGA